ATTAACTGAACAAAACCCTGTCGATCTCCTGCTTGTCTATCCAGCCCCACCCCAGGTCTCTGGCCGTGGCAGGCTCAGGAGCACGTTTTGAGTCACCCTCATAGGGGCAGTGGGAGGAAGGACGGGGTTGGGCTTGTCCTCCCTCTGCCCACAGCCACTGCGGCATCGCTGTGCCCTGAGCCGTTGACCAAGTGCAGCTGATGTGAGCTGCAGAGTTGTGCAGCCGCTATTCCTAGGAAACGGCCTGCACCCAGCAAAGATGCTCTGGTAACCCACAGGACCAGCGTGGCCTCCCACCATTGCCGTGGGCCCCCATGCCATCCAGCTGCTGGGACCTGGCCACCCCATCCcctggtgctgggagctgggggggtcACGGAACCTGCACAAAGCCTGGGGTGGGtgcaaaaagggaaaagcaggtaGGAGGGAGACTGTGGTCTGTGGGGAGGGGACGtgagctgggggaggaaggttacatggggctggaaaaggaggaacaaGGCTGGGGGTCAGGTCAAgggaagggacagggagagaacaGGGGGATACTGGGAGGGTGGCAAGGACATTTGAGGACTGTCCCTTATTCTTCACCTGGGGTGGGCTCAGCTGGCAGTGCAGGGGGTGCTGAACAGAAAACCGATGCGCTCGGCACATgaagcagggctgggtgctggaaGGGGGCTTGTTTTGGGGTCTTtcagctggggcagccccagggaaaGGAGGCAcatcccaggaggaggaggagggatggggcaggTCTTGGGGCAGAGGCAGTAGGGGAGAAGGGGATAGGAGCAATGCTGGGGCAGTGAGGTCACCCCTGCACTTCACAAATCTGCATCTTGGTGCTGTCCCCTTTTCCCTGACAAAGGGGACAGGCACCCATGTGCCAGCAAATTCACCGGTGCTTTGGACAGAGATCCTGCAGGGTTTGATGCTCCGGTTCATCCCTGCAATGACAGGGAAGGCAGCTTGCTGAGTGGGGCAGAGAAACTCACAGCCCCCCAAGCAGTGCCTGAGCCGGGGTTTGAGCATCCCCCTGCTCAGGATCGTACACCCCCACACCAGCCCCCAggccctttccctctccccaggaCGCTGCTCCTCCTTATCTCACTTCCACGCGCCTTCCGGCGTGAGCAGGGCAGGGGTGCTTCCCCCCGATTGCCGGGCCCGGAGCCTCGCTCCAACCACAGGGCTATTTCGGGATGTTTGTCTGTCCCAAAGGACCCCGCATGCTGAGGAGGGGGGAGCGGTGGGGCCGACTGGCGGGGAGTACTGCCACCTGCCAGGACCCTGGTGCgagccagcagccagcacaTGTGCCGTGTCCTTCCCTGCCATGCCAAGCTGGTGGAGGGCATCTGTACCACAGCCATGGCCATGGCCATGCCCACGCTGCCCCAGGTGCCTGTCTGGCCTCAGAGACAAGCCAGTCAGCAggcatggggtggggggacacaggtgggatggggacaggtTTGTGCCCAGGGGCTCCTTCACACCCATGCTCCTCCCAGACGCTGCGCTGCTGGCAGGGGTGCCCGAGGACATCCTCTGCTTCTCCCGCTCCTTTGAGGACCTCACCTGCTtctgggatgaggaggaggatgtggcAAGTGAGACATGCCACTTCTACTACTGGTACAGCAGGTAGGAGATGGTGGGGGACACAACCCAGCCTCCCCTTTGCCcacacagagagcagcagggtcCAGGTGCCACAGCTCTCCATGCCATCCTGGTGGCTCCCAGCTGCAAGGAGAGATGGTGGAGAGCCCATGGAAGCTACACAGCAGCCACCACACACCCTccagcagggatgggatggTGGTTGTCCCTCAGTCCCATGGGGATGGTGCCCTGCAGTGGATGGGGgcacagggaaggagctggtgACACCAACGTCTTGGTGAAGTGCCCCAGGTGTCCTCCAGCCTGGCTCTGGGCAGGAGGCATGAGGTGCTGCAGGGCCCTGCTCTCCATTCCTCAGAGACATGCCCACGGCATGCACGGTCTCCACGTGGCACTGCGGGGCCGGCAGGATGCGGCACGTCTGCGTCTTCCCCAGCCAGGACGTGCGGCTCTTCATCCGGCTCCACCTCCGCGTCCTGGATGCCACCACCAACCAGACCAAGTACCAGCGGGACCTCAGTGTGGATGCGGTGGGTGAGTCCCTCCCACTGGGCAATACCCGTATGACACCAGGACAGTCCCCAGACCTGGGTCCCCTGCCTTTCTGCCCGTTGCGGGGGTTGGCAGCATGCCGGGCACACATGCAGCCCTGGGGGCACCACTGGGTTCCCAGACAGGGGCTGCCGCAGGAGGGCAAATGCCTCGGCATGTTCCCCACAGGTCTCATCGCCCCCCCAGTGAACATCACAGCCCACTGggccggggctgcagggcagctctgTGTGTCATGGCAGCCACCACTCGCCGACTACGTGAACTTCTTCCTCTACGAGGTGcggtgctgccctgccagctccccagAGACACCCTGCAGCACCGTGTTGGACCCTGCTGGgcagcaccctggggacccCTCCATCCGGCCAGCCAGCAGCCCCCACACATCCACGGCTGGGGCAGCCGCAGCTTCCCCAGGAACAGGGCAGGTACATAGAGAGGCCAGGGTTGGGCAGGGGGATCTGGGGGCCGCAGCCgctccccagcctggcccctCTCCTGCAGGGGCTGGTCCAGTCCACCACGTGGGTGGTCCTGCGGGACCTGCGGCCGGGGATGAGGTACCACATCCAGGTGCGCAGCAAGCCCGACGGCACCTCCATGGATGGCGTCTGGGGGCCCTGGTCACAGGCAGTGGCTGCGGAGACACCCCACTCCTCCGGTGAGCGGCCATCCCCACCACCAGGGCGCTGGGTGGCATGGTGGGGAGGCACCCATCCCTGGGGCTGCGAGgggtgggggtcctggggtAGACAAGGTGCAGCAcccaggttttggggggctgggggtaagcagccccctccctgccctggctcTCACCTGCCCAGGAGACattgggctgtgctgcagcaccccTGACCTGCGGCATGTGCACTGTGAGTGGAGCTGGGACCCCACAGAGCTCAGCAGCTCCCACCAGCTCTTCTACCGGGCACCTCCAAGCAGGGCTGGCACAAGGTAAGGGGCATGGTGGGGACATGGCGCTCAGGTGGAGGGGCAGCACTTCCCAGGAACCACCAACCCTGCTCGGTGTCCCACATCCCACACTGTGCCACCTGGCTCTGTGCCCTGCCCTACCCTACCACCTCACACCTCCCCACCACCGCTCCTGGCCACGCTGCCCCTCTGACTATGGGCAGCACTGGCTTTCCTGGGCAAGGGCAGGAGTGAAGCAGGGCCAGCTGTGGGGACAGGGTggccccagagcagggctgcagcaggcgaggggagcagggctgctgtggTGGGGCTGACTGGCTCCCTGCTCCTTGCGCAGGGAAGATGCATGGCAGCAGTGCGAGGAGGAGAACGTGGGGGTGCAGGGCACCTACGCTTGCACCTtccagcccagggctggcagcgcTATCTCTGTCCTGGTGAATGTCACCCGGCCCCACATGCCACCCACGCTCAGCTACTTCAAGGAGCCCTTCTGGCTGCACCAGGCTGGTGAGTCCCAGCgccacagcagcccctgcccagctggTGGGGGACACAGCATCCCATGTCCCATGGCAGTGAcgtgtccccatccccaacAGTGCTCACAGACGCCCCACAGGTCGTGCAGGCGACAGTGCTGCAGGGCCGGCTGAGCCTGCAGTGGCTGCCGCCCCTGGAGGCACTTGCGGAGCAGCTGGACTACCAGGTCCGCTACGCTGTGGAGAACAGCCATGACTGGAAGGTAGGGCATGGCCGGGGCTCCCTCGAGCAGCCCTGCtcacctctgctgccagcacatGGCCCGCGTGGGGTCAGGTAGGATGGACCTGCACCCCAGCGCTGCCCCTCGGCCACCTCATAGCAGCCGTCAtctccagctcagctctgccctgcaggtCCTGCAGGTCCCACGGGCAGCCCGGAAAGAAGTCCTGGACCTACGGACAGGCGTCCGCTACCGTGCCCAGGTGCGGGCCCAGCCCAGCGGGCCATGGTACCAGGGCAGCTGGAGCGCCTGGTCCAAACCTGTCATGGTTGACGCCATGGCCGACGCGGGTAAGGGACAGGGCTGAAACGGTGGCTACAGCCAGAGGAGCCACATGGCCAAGGGCAGGAGACAGAGAGTGCTGGAAATGGGATGGGGAGCGCCAGGCAGAGGGTGACAGGGCCGTAAGGGCTCAGTGGTGGCAGGTCTGGGGAGGGCAACAGTCCCAGCATTCCTCCTCCAACGCAGGCTGGATCATCCCGAGTGTTACGGTGGTGCCGCTGCTCTTCACAGGAGTGCTCCTGGGGCTGCGGtgcaccttcccctccctctaCAGGTAAGGGCTGTGcctggggcaggtgggggggTTCCAGCACCAGGCCTGGGCATCCTGCCCGGGGGTGTCACGGCACCCCAGGACTGGGCTTTGCCTTCAAcgcccccccttccctgcaccCAGCAACGTGAAGCAGAAGCTCTGGCCCCCCGTCCCCGACCTGCACCGCGCCCTGGGCAGCTTCCTCCACGACAGCAGCAAgcacggccaggtgaggggaCCGGGGCAGAGCCCACCGCAGCTGAGCCTCCGCGGGGGCAGCTCGAATGGCCGTCCCCACCGcgccccctctctccccccagGCCAACGCCTTCTACAAGCAGCCGCCGGAGGAGGccgtcctgccctgcctgctggagGTGCTGCCCGGCCCCCGGGGGGAGGCGGgcgcgccgcccccgccgccggaGCACGCTGCCGGCCGGCTGCCCAGCACCGACATCGCCAACCAGTCCTACCTACTCATGAGCGGCTGGGAGCCGCGCGGGCCGCCCTGAGCCGCGGCCGCGCCCCCGCCCAGCATAAACGACACGCGCAATCACCcagcctcctctctccttcGCGGCGCCccgggccccggccccccgAGCCCGCAGGGAAGCGGCGCGACACTACGGCCCCggtcccagccccgctccccgccaTCCACCCACCTAATCACCCGCTAACGGCACGCGCAGCCACCCGGCGGGGAGAGCCCCGCCCCTCCGCGCGGCCCAGCCAATAGCGGCGCGGCGCGGTGGTCGCCATGGCAACGCGCGGCGGTTGGGTTTGAAGCAGCCAATGGGAGGAGCGGCCGCGCGGGGTTTAAATGCTGCCACGGAGTAGGGCTGCGCGAGTTTCAACTGCAGGGTGGAGGTGAGGGGCGGTCGGTGGCAGGGGCTCTGAGGGAGGCCTGAGCGGCGGCGACCGGCTGGCGAGAGAGCCTGGTGGCTAAGGGGGTCTTGAGGCGCGGTCTTGGGCGGCGgcgagggggaaggaggaggaggtagtgGCGGTGGTCACTGTTGTGAAGCGGCCCCTGAGGAGAggcctggggcgggggggttgtTCTGTGGTGGAGAGGGCCCTGAGGGGAGGGCGTGCTGTAGTGGGGAGGGCCCTGAGGCGCAGCCGGAGGGGGAACGCGTCATGGGGGAGCTGCAGCCCGGCCGGCATCCCTGCTCGGGGCCCCGCTGACGCTGTCCGCCCGCAGCGCCATGGCGCAGTTCGTGTTTGAGGCGGACCTGCACGGGCTGCTGAAGCTGGACACGCCGATCCCTAACGCGCCGCCCGCGCGGTGGCAGCGCAAGGCCAAGGAGAGTGGCGCACCCGGGCCCAGCCCTGCCGCCGGCATGTCACCCATGAAGCCGGCCAATCGCTCCCACAGCTCCAGCAAGACGCCGTCCAGGACACCTGGTGAGCGGCGGCGACCAGCGGCATAGGTTGGGTGGGGGAGCGTCGCCTGGGCTGCTTGCCTGTAGCCGTGGGGCTCTGGGTTCCATGCCAGGCTGCCTTAGCCGGCATGCTGGtcaggcaggaggaggtgggcTACACCGCCTGACTCCTGGGAGTcacctgccttctcctccccagcatGAGGTGGGCAGAGGTCTGCGTGCTGGGGCTGGGTGAACTGCTGATTCCCCAGTTGAGCCTTGCTGGCACAGCCGTGTGTTGGGGGACAGGTGGGGGTGGAACTGTCTGCTGACAGCTTCACATGCTGTAACAGTATTTTTGCATCCTCCCATTATCTGTGAACTCTGGAATTGTTGCACTAGACCCAAGGAGTTGTCTCCTGGCAGTCCTTAAGCAGAGCTTAGTGCAATTATACAGGGGGAGCAAAAATATGAGTTAGTTGTGACTGGATGGCATGAGCTATCTTGTCTGGAACTTGTCTGGTAGGTGTGATGTGGAAGAGTGCTGGGTTTGCTGTGTCTTGAAAGTTCTAATACAGGCTGTTCAATAGCTGTAAGACACTTTTTATGCATGTGAATGCAGGTAAATCTGGATCCAAAATCCAGAGCACTCCAACAAAGGCTGGGGGGGATCGCTACATTCCCAACCGGAGCACTATGCAGATGGAGGTGGCAAATTTCCTCCTAACCAAAGAGAATGACCCTGCTGAGGAGTCCCCTACCAAGAAGGTGAGCATGTTGCTAAGTTATGATTACTATAATGATCATTACCAAACACCTACTCCTTCCTGGTCTTTTACAGAGAAGCAAACTATGTCTATCAAGTGGACACATGGGGCTCACAGCCCCAGCTAtcactgcttccagctctgggctTCAGGAGCCTGGAATGAGGTGGAAGCTGCAGAGCCTGCAGATGGCACACAGCTGCTCTGTAGGCCTGTTTACCTAGGCACAGGGAAGAGCATAGAGCCTTACACCTCTGCTTCTACTCACTCTAGCCTGTGCCACTCCTGGTAGCAAAACTCAGCTTTAGGCTAGTGAGGCTTTAAAATATAGCAGGCTACAGATGCACAAAGCTGTGAGCCTGTGCACATTGAAACTGCTGGTGGTAGCTATTCTAGGACAATGTCTACATGGGGAGCTATTCTGGAATGTGTATGCTGTGTTCAGAAATCTGTTTATAAAACATTTGGTCCCTTGTGGCTGTGGCTTTCCCCACTGGCAATGAGATGCTGAACTTGCCACTCTTCTGGATGAGAATGTGAGCAGGACAGTGTGCCAACATCTGAGGAAAAACTACTTAGACCTGCCTGCCTGTAGCTGACTCCCACAGCAAGCTGTACACCTGATTCTAGGAGAAGGGGGCTGAGGTATATGTTCTGCCAGCTGCAGTTTAAAGTGCAGCATGGGCTTTGCGTTTCAAATGCATATCTCACTGAGGGTTGTTTGTCTCTGTAGGAGCAACAGAAAGCCTGGGCAGTGAATCTGAATGGCTTTGATATAGAAGAGGCAAAGATACTCCGCCTCAGTGGAAAGCCACAGAATGCTCCAGAAGGTATGATACAGGGTCTGTGTGAGTTGACTCAGCTGGAGATCTGGGCAGAGGAACAGCAACACAGAGGCCCTCTGTGTGGGAGAGATCAACTGGCTTCTTCTCAGAGCTCCTCTGCTCACTGAAGTCTCCCTTCTTAGGGAGGTTGAGCTGTGTAACAGCTAAGtgaatttatttacaaaagttGAAATGACTTCCAGTTGCTTGCTTGTACTGCAGGTGGCAAACCTTCCTGAAGTCTGCAAAAGCTTCAAACTCTCTGCTGTGCATCTTGTAGCTTAGCTAACATCACTAAACATAATGGGATACAGAAAACCAAGTGCTTGTCAGTTAAACTCATTCCTATGAATTAATTGGCTCACCCTGGTTCAGCAGCTCATACTGTCAGTGACTTCATTTTCACTGGAAGTGATTTCTAGTTGGGTGAAGAGTGTCCAGCTGGGAGGAAACAGTAACTCAGGCTAACAAATCTGTTCCTCTGCACAGGCTATCAGAATAACCTGAAAGTGCTCTACAGTCAGAAAATGACACCTGGATCCAGCAGGAAGAATGGCAGATACATTCCCTCAATGCCAGACCGGATCCTGGATGCACCGGAAATCCGCAATGACTATTGTAAGTAGTGCTGGGCATGGAGATAACTCTGCACTGGAGTGCAGTTCCTAGGACAGTGTAACTGGGCTGTTTCACTATCTAACCCACCCAGGCTGGCACAGACCACTTCTGGAATGTCCCTGTGTAGCCTTACAGGAACAGTGGTCCAGAGTGCTGTGTAGGTGATCAGGGCTACCTGACCCCACTAGCTGGACAAGGTGACACCCAGAAGCCTGCCCCTTacctgtgtgtgtatgcatgcacACCTGGTGCAGGTGGAAGATCTGGCATCAGTG
This Grus americana isolate bGruAme1 chromosome 8, bGruAme1.mat, whole genome shotgun sequence DNA region includes the following protein-coding sequences:
- the MPL gene encoding thrombopoietin receptor isoform X2, which codes for MPSSCWDLATPSPGAGSWGGHGTCTKPGVGAKREKQTLRCWQGCPRTSSASPAPLRTSPASGMRRRMWQVRHATSTTGTAETCPRHARSPRGTAGPAGCGTSASSPARTCGSSSGSTSASWMPPPTRPSTSGTSVWMRSHRPPSEHHSPLGRGCRAALCVMAATTRRLRELLPLRGAVLPCQLPRDTLQHRVGPCWAAPWGPLHPASQQPPHIHGWGSRSFPRNRAGAGPVHHVGGPAGPAAGDEVPHPGAQQARRHLHGWRLGALVTGSGCGDTPLLREDAWQQCEEENVGVQGTYACTFQPRAGSAISVLVNVTRPHMPPTLSYFKEPFWLHQAVLTDAPQVVQATVLQGRLSLQWLPPLEALAEQLDYQVRYAVENSHDWKVLQVPRAARKEVLDLRTGVRYRAQVRAQPSGPWYQGSWSAWSKPVMVDAMADAGWIIPSVTVVPLLFTGVLLGLRCTFPSLYSNVKQKLWPPVPDLHRALGSFLHDSSKHGQANAFYKQPPEEAVLPCLLEVLPGPRGEAGAPPPPPEHAAGRLPSTDIANQSYLLMSGWEPRGPP
- the MPL gene encoding thrombopoietin receptor isoform X1, which codes for MGWGEPPARLPELQSRHFPDKDIARRSCSNSQGAGKGRARYIRPWHTGRRMAACLCQGWLLSLLPAVLLSLRSSLSAPEPVTSQDAALLAGVPEDILCFSRSFEDLTCFWDEEEDVASETCHFYYWYSRDMPTACTVSTWHCGAGRMRHVCVFPSQDVRLFIRLHLRVLDATTNQTKYQRDLSVDAVGLIAPPVNITAHWAGAAGQLCVSWQPPLADYVNFFLYEVRCCPASSPETPCSTVLDPAGQHPGDPSIRPASSPHTSTAGAAAASPGTGQGLVQSTTWVVLRDLRPGMRYHIQVRSKPDGTSMDGVWGPWSQAVAAETPHSSGDIGLCCSTPDLRHVHCEWSWDPTELSSSHQLFYRAPPSRAGTREDAWQQCEEENVGVQGTYACTFQPRAGSAISVLVNVTRPHMPPTLSYFKEPFWLHQAVLTDAPQVVQATVLQGRLSLQWLPPLEALAEQLDYQVRYAVENSHDWKVLQVPRAARKEVLDLRTGVRYRAQVRAQPSGPWYQGSWSAWSKPVMVDAMADAGWIIPSVTVVPLLFTGVLLGLRCTFPSLYSNVKQKLWPPVPDLHRALGSFLHDSSKHGQANAFYKQPPEEAVLPCLLEVLPGPRGEAGAPPPPPEHAAGRLPSTDIANQSYLLMSGWEPRGPP
- the MPL gene encoding thrombopoietin receptor isoform X3, with product MPLLLLVQQRHAHGMHGLHVALRGRQDAARLRLPQPGRAALHPAPPPRPGCHHQPDQVPAGPQCGCGLIAPPVNITAHWAGAAGQLCVSWQPPLADYVNFFLYEVRCCPASSPETPCSTVLDPAGQHPGDPSIRPASSPHTSTAGAAAASPGTGQGLVQSTTWVVLRDLRPGMRYHIQVRSKPDGTSMDGVWGPWSQAVAAETPHSSGDIGLCCSTPDLRHVHCEWSWDPTELSSSHQLFYRAPPSRAGTREDAWQQCEEENVGVQGTYACTFQPRAGSAISVLVNVTRPHMPPTLSYFKEPFWLHQAVLTDAPQVVQATVLQGRLSLQWLPPLEALAEQLDYQVRYAVENSHDWKVLQVPRAARKEVLDLRTGVRYRAQVRAQPSGPWYQGSWSAWSKPVMVDAMADAGWIIPSVTVVPLLFTGVLLGLRCTFPSLYSNVKQKLWPPVPDLHRALGSFLHDSSKHGQANAFYKQPPEEAVLPCLLEVLPGPRGEAGAPPPPPEHAAGRLPSTDIANQSYLLMSGWEPRGPP